The window ttgaattttatttacttttttttctgcgtgTTAGCTGCATGGCACAAAGACTAGGATCAGTTTGCAAGCCTGTTTGCCTTTGCCTCCCTGTTTTGCTAAACATTGTTTCATGcctccttcattttttttgcatctttttatgaCGGctcaaataattacaaattgtaaataaatttgtatttttaagttagtatgaactaaaaaaaactacattatttCCATTAATTCATTATCTTCAATTGAGAGTGCCTTGGGCGAGAGAACCATCTTCTTCGGTGTAGTTTGAAGTAACTTCTCGTGCTTTTGGCAAATCACCTCTACATCGACGTCTAGTGATTACAGTTTGCATATCCATCAGTCTTTATGTGGCAGCGCTGTCTCTTTACCTTCAATTCACCTGCAGATATTgcttggttgttgtgtttttttttttcttgctctagCAGCAGGTTATCTGATAAATGATTAGATCTGAATTTGTAATCAACTCTTGGCACAGATGCACTGAAGAAAATGGATTCTCCATTGAATCACTTGTTAGCCTTAAGCAGGACAGCTTCCTTTGAAAGGAAAACTAAGAACAAAAGAATAAGGGAGTGTGCCTGAagtttataaagaaaacaaccatAACTACACATTAGCTATACAAATTGGCAGATATCATAAAATGTAGTGcaattcattatttttccagGAGCCCTAAATAAACCCAAGAAAACAACGattctatttaaaaatcaagattCCTTCAAAAATCAACCACAATGAACCATATGACTAAAGCAGAAGATTAGAATACATAAAATTGCTTTCTGAGTGCGCATCACGATGAAGAGGAATGATGAGCATTAGCtaaaataccgtattttccggactatagagctcacctcactataagccacatctacaaagtaaaaaaaaaaaaaaaaaacctggaaacgtacatataaaagccgcaccgggctataagccgctgcTATCTCCACCGCTCTCGGTTtctccaacgccgaaccatggattcgttcaTGCCGAGCTTACGTgtagcggctctatttccctcctgtactacCAGGAGGGAAAAAGCCTTCAGCAGCTTCATATAAAGTTCTTCATATTGTTTCCATGATTAGGGGCTATGAGTTTGAagacatttctccgtcgtgcctttctgctagcatgtgcttgttctaaatgaaaattagcactttcttctttggtttacaattttgacttccaatgattcactttctgctaaagagccccctggtggttgaaagaaaatacacagaaaagccGTACCGGGCTacaagccacatggttcaaagtgtaggaaaaaaagtAGCGTCTTATAGTCCAAAAAATACGGTacttagattaaatatttatatgccttggaaaatataaaaacaccttgaataaaaaaaacaaatctaaaccATGTGTCTTGTTTCTATCATTCTATCACTTCATGTTAGTGCGTCACATAACCTGGTAAATCCGGGATTGTACCTTAGAATCCTAGAATTAGCAGATATActttaattatatttacttATAGTTTCTGCTCTTTTAGAGATCGTTTTCCCAGTTGACGGTGTACAATGATGACTTTGTTTTGAAGTGATAGTTGTGATATAATCAAACATCTGCACATCAGTGGCTTTGCTGCGCTGTTCTGAAAAGTCTGAACAACTTTTAAATTTGTACATGCTAGCGTGTTTTGCTGGTCAGCAACattctgaaaatgcaacaaattctTAACATCTCCTGTCCAGCCATGCCATAAAATCTGCTCAGTGTGATTGATATTTATCATAGCTTATTGGAAATGAAAAGACTAGTTTTGCATATGGATATTAGGGTCAGTTGTGGGGTGCAAATGAGCAGCTGAGGAGttctgagaaaaagaaagaaaggggggAGACAAGAGTGAAGGAGAAAGGGAGGTCTTTTGGCCACTTGTGGCCTTCACAACACAGGCACAAATCATAGAGGGACATGGCAATTGGAGTGACAGATGAACAATGCTGGCGTTTTCCAACCCCCTGTGAACAGGCTCATCCATCACAGCAAGGGAGATTAATTCAATTCATCAGCTTTTTGTCTCCTTGGGCCCCCTAATGCCACCTGATATTGCTCAAGGAggatttataaatgtttgtggGTTTGATCTGTGCTCACTTGCCTGacactgaattaaaacattactCTCTACTCTTAGTAGTACACTGGTTTATGCCAACAGCCTGACAGCCACTTCTGCCATAACTCTGATCGAGATGAATTTGTATGAAGTCCAAAACGTTTGCCAGGGGCATCCAACAAGACGTTAAAGCGAAGactaaaagaaaagcagaggaggGATTGATGGTTATAAGAGAAAATACAGACTCGCTGAAGAATTTATGGGAGTTGCATTTAATAACtgaaaggaaacatttaaatcattgTGACAGAGAAAGGTACAGAGCCTTCAGGTATTACGATCATCCGAGGCTAAAAGTTAAGATTGACTGTTGGTTAATGAATGTCAATAaattatgggggaaaaaattccAGATATTCGTCAAATGCTTcaagtaaattttaaatattgtactTTGATCAAAATAAGTGACCAAAGGCAGGATCATTGTACCCGTCCAGCTGCACAGATGGCACAAAAAGTGTCAATACTGACATCTAGTGTCTTTTTGATGTCATGTCTCCGATatgcaagaaacaaaagaacatttttactttgagaTCGTTTATTTGCAGTGTACACATTGACTaatgacaaatatttacaaggATTTATTAGCCAATAAATTTAAGCAGACTCAACATTTATGGTGTTCAAAGCTAAACGACCAGCTGCAGGAAAAAGTTCAGCCTCAGTTATCTGTGGCCACAGCTGGCCTAGCATTCCCAACAGGGGATAGACGGCATTTATTCAACCACATGAAGACGACAGcaccaagaccctcctcctggctctgattggtcgtttctAGATGCCACTGGAAGGCAGTGCGTCTTCCCCTCCCACTACGTGGTGAGTTTAAAGTTTCATAGAAGTTATACTGCTAGTGAAAGAAGAAATGcccattaaataataataaaaaaacttaagttaaatgagactgaaaatttaaaaatttgaacCATAGAatgctttattttacatttaggcatAGGTCTTCTGAGGCATATAATGAATCCTGCCTCCTCTCCAGATGCAAAAGTAATAAGCTGTGCCCAGGCATCCCACAAGAGACACCAGCAATACAGCTGTTACAACCACAGTCTTCCACACTCTGGAGTCATGAACTTCATTAGAAtctgagggaaaaaacaaacaagagttaCACCAAGATGTCCCCAAAACTGGGACATGCAAGTTTTAGCAAAAAGCAACTACCTTCACCCAACAGAAGAGAAGATTCTGGAGTCGTTTGCAAATTGAAGATTTCAAGCGGCAACAGTCCGTCTTCTTCTGAGGAGTTGTCAGGCAACATATTTTCATCTGGGGTAGCAGTACCTTCCGCCACATCGTAATACTCTTCATTATCCAACTGAGTTATCCAGCGTCCATTAACAAAGACAAGAGAGCCTGGGCAAGATAACACAAGCATGAAAACATAATGTGGAAGTCAGTCATTGACTAACTAGCTACAAAACAATGTCACCTTCTTACCTGCCAGAACAGGTGATATGGCCAAATGGGCCACAAGCACAAAACAGAACATCAACATGACTGCACTGAAACACTTTGCAATTTCCTTTGCCTTTTATTTGCACTCTTTATCAGCTCAAGTGGAATCAGCTGTGCTCTGGTTCAATGAGGACCAATAACCTTGGCTCCTGGGTCACCTGGTTTTCTACTTCTTGTAAAAGCTCCGTTTCATTGGCCTACAGATGACAGGTATCTGTCAAGCATCAAGGGTCATAGGTATGTATGTGCAGGTCATAACTCAAAACTAGTAAATGAATGTGTTCAGACATATGTGGATTTACATCTTAAAACTTCAATCCTGATAAAATTAtcatatatataataataaaacctaaatatttttctggatGGCCTACTGTTATTTTGTGCATTAtaccaaaaaaaagtttaaaatgtagttGTGGCTACACAACAACGATAATACTGACTGTGATGAATTTGCACACAAGAATCATAATTAGAAATCTTCAAGCTGACTATAAACTGCAGTCCTGTCCACTGACTTGAATGCAGAGTTAAATAAGTGTCCATCCAGACATCCATTGGCTATTACTACTCATCCTTGCAGTGTTGCAGAGTGGGGGACTGGTGCCCATCTCTAACAGTTTTTGAGCAAGAggcctggacaggttgccagtccacCACAGAGCCACACACACTCTAAAGGTGATTTAGAGAATTCAAAACCATAACCACCAGTCATGTTCATGGACTGTGGATGgaagtacccagagagaacacagccacagagaaaacatgcaaactccatgcagaaagaccccaggctgggacaTTTCAGTAAGTCCATATTTTATTTCCCCACGgcccaaaaacaacagaatatgAAGATTGCACATGTTCATCATacaaatgaatttaaatttatATGTCAGATCCGAGTCCCCACAATGTGAACAACAGCAATGAAACAAACTGTACATTTCTTTACAGCTAAGGCTAAAAATGTGAGTCAAGGTCACATTgatcaaaaagtgaaaatgtctaaaatacaatttctaaaaccttttaaaatcagaaatgttaaaatgtcatgtGAATATCAATGTGTTGCAAGGCAGgtagtctttttttgtttgtggcagacattttaatatatcaggaaaggtcaaataaaaatgtacaggtccttctcaaaaaattagcatattgtgaaaaagttcattattttccataatgtaatgataaaaattaaactgtcatatattttagattcattggacaccaactgaaatatttcaggtcttttattgttttaatactggtgattttggcatacagctcatccatccatccatccattttctttcacccttgtccctcagtggcgtcgggagggttgctggtgcctatctccagctggcgtgccgggcgagaggcgggggtcaccctggacaggttgccagtctgtcacagggcaacacagagacacacaggacacacaaccgtgcacacacacactcacacctaggggcaatttagacagaccaattaacctgacagtcatgtttttggactgtgggaggaaactggagtatctggagaaaacccacgcacacacagggagaacatgcaaactccatgcagaaggaccgggcccgggaatcgaacccagagccttcttgctgcaaggcaacagctctaccaactgcgccactgtgcagcccgcgtACAGCTCATGAatacccaaaatccctgtctcaaaaaatttgcatatcatgaaaaggttctctgaacgagcaatgaacctcatcatctgaatcaacaaagtaactctgaacacctgcaaaagattcctgaggcttttaaaaactcccagcctggttcattactcaaaactgcaatcatgggtaagactgctgacctgactgccgtccagaaggccatcattgacaccctcaagcaagagggtaagacacagaaagaaatttctgaatgaataggctgttcccagagtgctgtatcaaggcacctctStgggaaggaaaaagtgtggcagaaaacgctgcacaaccagaagaggtgaccggaccctgaggaggattgtggagaaggaccgattccagaACTTGGGGaacctgcggaagcagtggaccgagtctggagtagaaacatccagagccaccgtgcacaggcgtgtgcaggaaatgggctacaggtgctgcattccccaggtcaaaggtcaagccactKTTGAACCAGAAACAGCGKCAGAAGCRcctgacctgggctacagagaagcagcactggactgttgctcagtggtccaaagtacttttttcggatgaaagcaaaattTGCATGTCACTCGAAAATCAAAGTGCCAGAGTCTGGAAGAacactggggagaaggaaatgccaaaaggccagaagtccagtgtcaagtacccacagtcagtgatggtctgggagCCATGttagctgctggtgttggtccactgtgttttatcaagggcagggtcaatgcagcaggtatcaggaggttttggagcacttcatgcttccaacTGCTggaaagctttatggagatgaagatttaatttttcagcacaacctggcatctgctcacagtgccaaaaccactggtaaatggtttactgaccatggtgttactgttgGCCTGYCAACTCTCCTSacctgaaccccatagagaatctgtgggatattgtgaagagaaagttgagagtccaagacccaaaactctggatgagcttaaggccatcgaagcatcctgggctccataacacctcagcagagccacaggctgatggcctccagGCCACGCCGTactgaaggctgcaaaaggattcctgaccaagtgtTGAGTGCAtaacttaaacataattatttgaaagttgacttttttggtattaaaacacttttttttattggtcggatgaaatatgcaaattttttgagacagaaattttgggtttttatgagctatatgccaaaatcatcagtaataaaacaataaaagacctgaaatatttcagttggtgtgcagtgaatctaaaatatatgacagtttaatttttatcattatattatggaaaataattaactttatcacaatatgctagtTTTTTGAGAGGGACCTGTATCAAATATTGTGGCTCAGTTTGAATTTACTGCATTAGGACTTGGAGCTTCTAGTTTTCCTgctttgattaattaaaatgtctggCAAACGTACTTATGCATAAAGAACACAATGTGTGCTTAAATGTGTAAAACGATCGGCACAGTAAAGATATTTATTTCAATGCTGTCAAGTCGTCCAACGACAAAGTTGTGCTAATTGCTGATGCCTACACCCAAACTTGTAGCAAAGTTTTTGCTAACCacgaataaacaaaaatgaaaaacaagaggCAAcatattaaaggggcagtacaaTGTATGTTGCAGATataatgtcattttatagcacaattaagtacagtaaatatgttagcttcagttataaaaatgctatatatatgtCTGATCCTGTATTTCTTTCTGAtcctctgccttcaggaagtcatcacaacgcTTTTCCATTAAGCCTTTAATGTCGATCTTAGGAGCggtgcactgagaagtagctcctatgatgagctcagcacaTGTGCAGTTccactaggtgtttgctaattgctgctgactagtctggaGGGCCTGAGTGGGGAGTGTCTCACTGAGTTGATCAGTGAGACCAAGCGTTTTGTAcacctgattggctgcttttggAGATTCGAGGATGgctcaaacataaatgaaagaatcaaagcagcactctaggtatgtttttgatgagggaataacattagaacacaatataaaactcaaaaaagtcaattttacataaatactgcccctttaaacagATGCCTGGAGTAGCGTTCTCAGATACCTGCAATTCTAATCAGATTTCCCTtcttaatttctaaatatttgtaaattgagtattttttttaaatgcaggaaACAATTCTTGCAATTTTAAACTCATCTGTACAATGTTTCCCTTGCATAGCTCATTATGAATTGCATCATCTGACTTATAGTGTCACAATTTTCACAAACAGCatcttaaaatgtgttattcATTTCTAATATCTATTCAGAGATCACCATTACCTAATGTCTGATGTATCTAATCTGAGaactgaaaaactaaatgtgatTTCAATCCCCAGCCTTTGGAGGTAAAGTCAAATTgtacagttttgcttttttattggCTCAGGCAGAGTATACCTACAGTAGATATAAAACTCAGTACTCTATACAGtattaaatgatctaaaattGCCATTTCTCACCGTAAACTGATTTTATAGTGCATAGAATCAAAGAAGCTGGAACTACTGTGTAAAGAAGGCTGTCAGTGAAAGCTCAttaaccttcaaaataaaattaaaaattagaaaaaagtaCACCAAGTAATGTCTGTTAagtgctgcagtttttttttcagtaacagAAACCTTTATCTTCAAAAAGAAGTAAAGGGAAAACTTTGACAGTGACCTGGCTCATTGACCTGCCATTATACTACAGTGCCATTGAATATGGCTAACTATAACACACCAAGAGTTCACTGATACAAATGCACCTTGATGTTTAGTTAAGTGCTGCTTCACAagccagagtaaaaaaaattcagctctTTTAAAAGATGGCAACGTTTGAAGTTTTCCTTGTCTTCTAGGAATTTGTTATTATACCTAAGCTAAACAAGCAGGTAAAGTGAAGATGTATCATTTCTATATTACTACATTCtcattaagatttatttttggtaatacAACCCACACTGCCCTGAGGTTAAAACTGAGCCTACTCTGGAGCAGGATTTCCCTTTAAATCACCTGACCTTGTACATAAATATCCAGCTCCATCATAAAAACTATGGTAATACAGTTATATCACCAAGTGAGTTTGAAATCTTGCACCATGACATGGCTGCTTTCCAGAGTGTCTGCATAATCGGGGCAAGTTTGCAGACTGGTGTGCTTCCAGTCTGCATGATCCTCTTTATTCATGCTTCTTTCCATCATTGTAGACCTTCCTAAGGCTCGAGTCCAGCAGGAAATCCACTGACCTACAGTGTGCACAGAGCAGAACATGTGATAAATAAtgcatcatccatccattttctttatacccttgtcccttgtggggtcgggagggtttctggtgcctatctccagctaaccttccgggcgagaggcggggtcaccctggacaaatcgccagtctgtcgcaaggcaacacagagacagagacagacaggacacacaaccatgcacacacactctcacacctagggacaatttggagagaccaaccagacagtcatgtttttggactgtgggaggaaaccggagtacctggagaaaacccacgcatgcacagggagaacatgcaaactccatgcagaaataccggggccgggaatcgaacccagaaccttcttgttgcaaggcaacagctctaccaactccgccactgtgcagcccaaatAATGCATCATGTTAAACTTAAACTTGACACAAACAGAGATGGCAAACAAAGACTCAAAGTGGCTCAAAGGTTAAGGAATTAAAatttttgactgttttcagatttaaaaatctgattacagtacaccaaaaatattaattatagAAAATATGTATAATTAAAGTGGATGTATTACCGCATTTTCCGcaatataaggtgcacctaaaaaccttcaatttcctcaaaagccgacagtgcaccttataatccggtgcgccttatatatggaccaatattgagccacaacaggtctagcaactacggtaagcagccgccgacttcatttttgctggtagaagaagaagcgcacggtgcatgctgggatagtagTCAGAACGCTGATTTGTAATcgattaataaagtttgactgacctatctacctaccgaccgtctagaatcaggtcgtctgtaggtcatttagcaccacgttctccacgaacatgctgtgcgcaaaaggagaagggtgaccattgtccggccacgccccggcccagtcgcggaaggctctcctcaccgacccgagtcggactgttttgttgacattcactttagtgcagctccatctagtggatgcataacgtaactccagcctctacagtagcgtctattctatgcgccttatcatccggtgcgccttatagtgcggaaaatacagtagttaaatattcattaaaaaaattacaaattttttttatatgtatcaCTTTGTATGTTTGGGAAAATGTCATTTGGACATCACCTAACTTTTCTCCACTACCTGTGATGTTTACATTcaggaatttttaaaagtacCAATAATGTTGCTGCTGGTAAAAACAGCATATTcttaattctgattttttttttatcctcactGAAGAAATAAATCCTACACTGActtaaagtttgatttttcaaaaatgtttgctgtgaGATGATTCTGTTGCATTGAAAGTTGACTTCAAGGGTTCTTGTTATTCATCTTAACAAGGCTGCATATAATCATGGAGGACAGTGAAGAGCAGCTACCCAGAAACCCAGCTTTACACTGTAGCTGTCATCTCGTTGGGGTTTGCCaatgtgctaaaaataaaatatgtgtcaaggttaatttaattttagcagcaaaaacagctaaaatgacTAATCACAAGTCAAAACCTCCGCTGTGAAGTCTTACTGCAATTTACACATGATCCAGATACGACCAGGACAAACACACGTCTTCTGCCAACCTGTCTATTGGAGTGATGATGAAGGGGATGGTGGAGAGCCCAATAGCTGTGGTGGTCCACTTGCGAACAGGCAGAGGCCACTTGGTGGACTTGCCCAGCAGATACAGGGACGCAGCGCACACCCGGTTAATGGTGAAGCCCGGGATGATCACAGAAGCCAGGGCCTGCCACACAAACGTGTCCACGACCGCTACTGCCACTCGTGTCGTCTTCCCTGGATTGTCTCCGTGGGCCTGGAAGGACAgatggaggagcagaggaggaagtaTGAAGACTCAGTGGGTGGACAAAATAACtggagtgttttttgtttttttttatttggtggtGCATTGCATccttgttttctgctttcaacttacataaacacaaaatcacatttacctgttttttatgtgcaataaaactgaaattgcaTGCTccacaatatattttaaatgatgattGCATTATTATTGAGGCTGTAGTTCATGTGTCTAATTTCAAGGCATGGAAAGCAATAGTTATTTTACTCTGACCAGATTTGTAAACAGTGGAAATAGAGGCTGACTTTCTTACctacaaattaataatttaaatgtcattacTAACCCTGTAGCAATAAGCAGTTAATCAGTGCtgattattaacatttttgaaggacaattttgtttatagGGCCTTCATAATCtattttggttgtgtgtggtttgaatttccttttatgtattgtttttggttgtgttttatttttgttatttaaaatattactcCATTTCAGTGTGGAGTGTTCTAATTGtctcaaaatgtcaatattatcatttttctcaatgatttctgggacaatttattgtccagcatgttttgttattgtgacagacctagCCATtaccacatttttgtttaatgaaaatacaataaataaagggTAATGTATTACCACAGCTGCTTTTTTGCCTTTGTCCACTGCATCTGCGGTAACATAAGCAGTGGCCACAGCATAGCTGCCCCAAACAAAGCTCACTGGCACCAGCGCACGGAAGGCCTCCCCGACTTCATTGGCATAGCCTGCGGGAATACAAAAATAGATGCGGTTAGGAGTTTAACCTTGTTGTGTTCTCCAGATATAAGAATAGTCTTCTTCCTGCAACCCAAAAGTCTGTTTTTAGATGTGGAAACCCAACACTTG of the Poecilia reticulata strain Guanapo linkage group LG12, Guppy_female_1.0+MT, whole genome shotgun sequence genome contains:
- the mtfp1 gene encoding mitochondrial fission process protein 1; translated protein: MGPSEEKTVDIYRDTWVRFLGYANEVGEAFRALVPVSFVWGSYAVATAYVTADAVDKGKKAAVAHGDNPGKTTRVAVAVVDTFVWQALASVIIPGFTINRVCAASLYLLGKSTKWPLPVRKWTTTAIGLSTIPFIITPIDRSVDFLLDSSLRKVYNDGKKHE